The window AGAAGGGATTTTTGCCATTAGTGGTAATACAAGAAAGATTTTCTTGCAGCAAGAAACGAAAGGGCGTTATGCCGGTTATCGCTCTGCTGATGGTTATGGATTTGCGGTGGATAATAGGGGGGGAACGATTACAGAAATATCAGATTTTGACTTTCCGTCATTGTATCGTAAAACACTCCCAGCATGTTTAGTGCTTGGACCTATGTCAGGTATTTTATTTCAGGTGCCAAAAGGTGAAAAAGTGGAAGTAGACATGGTCTTTGGTTGGTTTAAGGAACACGAGACAACGGAAGGATTACATCGGTATAAGTATTTGTATACAGACTATTTCAACTCTCTACTAGAGGTGTTTGACTATGGATTCTCACAAAAAGACTATTTATGGGTTGAAGCATTAGAAGCAGACAAGAAGGTTCTGGAATCAGAATTGACAGAAGATCAAAAGATTCTTGTTAATCAGGCTGCTAAATCTTACTATGTTAGTTCGATGCTGTTTAGTGAAGGAAACCAAGTGCGTTGGGTGATGAATGAAGGTAGTTTTCTCATGATGAATACCTTTGACTTGATTATTGACCATATGTTTTTTGACTTAAGGTATCACGGTTGGGTACTTAGAAATCAACTGGCGTATTATGTGAAGGAATATTCTTATTATGATCAGTGTGGGATTTCATTCAGTCATGACCAAGGTGTGCGCAACCTATTTGCACCACAAGGTCATTCAAGTTATGAAATACCAAATACAAAAGATTGCTTTTCCTATATGACTCAGGAAGAATTGTGTAATTGGATTATTACGGCTTCAATTTATGTCCATCAACAACAGGATATAGCGTTTGCTATGGACATGAAAGATGTGATTAAGGATAGTTTAGCATCAATGATGAAACGTGATGGCGATGAAGCGCTTCTGGACGGCATAATGGATGTGGACTCAAGCCGTTGCGGAACAGGTGCAGAGATTACAACATATGATTCATTAGATGAGAGTTTAGGTCAGGCCAGAAGAAACATATACATGGCTGTAAAATGTTTTGCATCATACTTAGGATTGGTTAGTCTCATTGAAGCTGTTCTTGAGGGTATTGGAGAAATAGACGATCAAGAAGCTGGAAAGAGAGAAATGTTCGTAGAAGCATTTAATCAATTACGTAAGCAAGCTGAAGCCCAAGCACTGTTAGGTGCAAGAACCATTAATGGTTTTGTTGGAGAAGACGGTACTTTCCCAGCTATTGTTAAAGAAGGAAATGAAACCATGATTATTCCAATTGTAGAAGGTGTTATTTACCCTTTTTATGCAGGAATGGATGATTGGCTTCTTAAACAGCCTGAAACCGTGGCGTTATTGAATCATCTACGAGGACACATAGATGTGATTCTTACAAAAGGAAAATGTCTTTTTGATGACGGAGGGTGGAAGTTATCGGCAACGAGTGTTAATTCATGGATGAGTAAGATTTTCTTGTGCCAACATATTGTAGAGAAGATATTAGATATGGATATGGATATGCGTGAAGCAAACAAAGCCCATGTAAAATGGTGGATAGTGAATTGCCCTACTAATCCAGGTATTGATCAGGTTTTTGATGGGCATCAGGAAGAAAGAGGTTTTCATTATCCTAGAGCTGTAACAAATACCTTGTGGTGGTAAATGAAAGGAGAATGCATCAAGTGGATAAGTTGTCTACTTGGTGCATATTGGTATAATGAGTAAATTCAAATTAGCACCAATTTTTAGTGAGCATATGATTTTACAAAGGGATAAGGAAATGAGGATTTTTGGTTATGGTGAACAAGATGATGAAGTTGAAGTGACATTAACGTTTAGTCATGGTGAACATATGCCTTTACCCTATTATTGTAAAACTATTATAGTAGATAACAAATGGGAAGTTGTTTTTCCAGAACCCCTTGCCATACTTGGACTTGACGATGTTGATGATCTTAAACATGTATCTGTTGATATACATGTAAGCTGCAAAGGTGAAGCGATTAAGATTAAACAGGCAGTATTTGGTGAAGTTTTTATAGTTGCGGGACAGTCCAATATGCAGTTTATGCTAAAAGAGACCTTTGAACTTGAAGAGGCTTTTCCAACGAGAGAGACTCTGGACCTACGCTATTATTTTACCCCTCGAATCTCATATGAAGGGGAAGATAAGTCCATGGAACCTTCAAGCTGGTACCTGTCAACAGATAAGCAATTCGAGATGTTTTCTGCAGTTGCTTATTTTTTTGGACAGAAGATTCAAGCGTATGTAGATTGTCCAATTGGCATTATTGGATGTAACTGGGGCGGAAGCTCTTTGTTTTCTTGGATTAGTGAACAAGAGTGTCTGGAAGTTGAGGAAACCCATGAATACATGGAAAGCTTGCTTCAAGAAATGACGAAGAAATCCGAGAAACAGTATGAAAATGAACAATTAAAATACGACTCAGAGGTACGGTTATATGATAAAAAGGTTAAAAGGTATCTTCATGATAACCCTATGGTAAAGGCATCATATCCTTTAGATTTCTATTATCAAACCAAGCACTTGGATGGTCCATGGCCACCACCAATGGGTTACAAAAGTTTCCTAAGACCCGGCGGGCTATATGAACACATGGTTAAATCAATTGCACCTTACATGGTTGCAGGCGTATTGTGGTATCAAGGGGAGACAGATGTAATGCTTGGATCGGGATATCTTGCGATGTTAAGGATGTTGTTCCGATCCTGGAGAAAGCTATTTAAACAGAAGGCATTATTTTTCTTCTTGGTTCAGTTACCTGTGTTTTCATCCACGTCAGAAGAGGATAAAGGACGGGTTCTGCTACGTGAAGCACAATTTCAAGCTGCAATATCTGATCCTTATTCAGCTATTGCTTGTAGCCTAGACTTAGGTGATTGCTATAATATTCATCCTTTTCTTAAGAAGGATATTGGGTATCGCATGGGTTTACTTGCTGGTAAATATCTTTACAAGAAAGTACAGATTGCAGAAGGACCT is drawn from Vallitalea pronyensis and contains these coding sequences:
- a CDS encoding glycoside hydrolase family 52 protein — encoded protein: MHNNLFQSLHSPIGAGAAFAIGLEGTGGGFMLENDYVPEQDIFIGYREEQCVSLLPFYKKGQKTGKESYTQEEDSGEIKVESIAPDKISRTFGYGTDTFRTEDIEFSITSRFNQLPDIEKHNPVAQGILSGEYYEDIKRKVLPVVVGKLVIDNRLGDNDKEGIFAISGNTRKIFLQQETKGRYAGYRSADGYGFAVDNRGGTITEISDFDFPSLYRKTLPACLVLGPMSGILFQVPKGEKVEVDMVFGWFKEHETTEGLHRYKYLYTDYFNSLLEVFDYGFSQKDYLWVEALEADKKVLESELTEDQKILVNQAAKSYYVSSMLFSEGNQVRWVMNEGSFLMMNTFDLIIDHMFFDLRYHGWVLRNQLAYYVKEYSYYDQCGISFSHDQGVRNLFAPQGHSSYEIPNTKDCFSYMTQEELCNWIITASIYVHQQQDIAFAMDMKDVIKDSLASMMKRDGDEALLDGIMDVDSSRCGTGAEITTYDSLDESLGQARRNIYMAVKCFASYLGLVSLIEAVLEGIGEIDDQEAGKREMFVEAFNQLRKQAEAQALLGARTINGFVGEDGTFPAIVKEGNETMIIPIVEGVIYPFYAGMDDWLLKQPETVALLNHLRGHIDVILTKGKCLFDDGGWKLSATSVNSWMSKIFLCQHIVEKILDMDMDMREANKAHVKWWIVNCPTNPGIDQVFDGHQEERGFHYPRAVTNTLWW
- a CDS encoding sialate O-acetylesterase, whose product is MSKFKLAPIFSEHMILQRDKEMRIFGYGEQDDEVEVTLTFSHGEHMPLPYYCKTIIVDNKWEVVFPEPLAILGLDDVDDLKHVSVDIHVSCKGEAIKIKQAVFGEVFIVAGQSNMQFMLKETFELEEAFPTRETLDLRYYFTPRISYEGEDKSMEPSSWYLSTDKQFEMFSAVAYFFGQKIQAYVDCPIGIIGCNWGGSSLFSWISEQECLEVEETHEYMESLLQEMTKKSEKQYENEQLKYDSEVRLYDKKVKRYLHDNPMVKASYPLDFYYQTKHLDGPWPPPMGYKSFLRPGGLYEHMVKSIAPYMVAGVLWYQGETDVMLGSGYLAMLRMLFRSWRKLFKQKALFFFLVQLPVFSSTSEEDKGRVLLREAQFQAAISDPYSAIACSLDLGDCYNIHPFLKKDIGYRMGLLAGKYLYKKVQIAEGPRIRQVFQCDEGLKLSFTNAQHGIYADYGKVLGFKVVEENQRYDVKADIVGHDIVIPNHEIKNFSHVKKIEYAYESMTIGTVKNWKKLPLYPFSQSLSMQ